The Mycolicibacterium mucogenicum DSM 44124 genomic sequence GCGCACACCGACTACGCCAAGCGTAAGAACGGGCTCCAGGAGATCAAGCCGATCCACCCGGAGCTCGAAGAGCCGCTGCGCGACATCCTTTCCGAGACTTACGGTTTGATCGTCTACCAAGAGCAGATCATGCACATCGCGCAGAAGGTGGCGGGCTACTCGCTCGGCCAAGCAGACCTGCTGCGTCGCGCGATGGGTAAGAAGAAGAAGGAAATCCTCGACGAGGCCTACGGCGGGTTCGCCGACGGCATGAAGCAGAACGGCTTCTCGCAGGCGGCGATCACCGCGCTCTGGGACACGGTGCTGCCGTTCGCCGGCTACGCGTTCAACAAGTCGCACGCTGCCGGGTACGGCCTGGTGTCGTTCTGGACCGCCTACCTCAAGGCCAACTATCCGGCCGAGTACATGGCGGGTCTGCTGACCTCGGTCGGTGACGACAAGGACAAGGCCGCGATCTACCTGGCGGATTGCCGCCGCCTGGGCATCACCGTGCTGCCGCCGGACGTCAACGAGTCGGTGCACAACTTCGCCTCGGTCGGCAAGGACATCCGCTACGGGCTGGGCGGTGTGCGCAACGTCGGCGCCAACGTGGTGCAGTCCATCATCGCGGCCCGCACCGACAAGGGGAAATACACCGATTTCTCCGACTACCTCAGCAAGATCGACATCACGGCCTGCAACAAGCGGGTCACCGAATCTCTGGTCAAGGCAGGCGCTTTCGACTCGCTGGGCCACGCCCGCAAGGGCCTGTTCCTGGTGCACGCCGACGCGGTCGACTCGGTGCTCGGCACCAAGAAGGCCGAGGCCATGGGCCAGTTCGACCTGTTCGGCGGCGGTGACGCCGGGGATGCCGGCGATGCGGCCTTCACCATCAAGGTGCCCGACGACGAGTGGGACGACAAGCACAAGCTCGCCCTGGAGCGAGAGATGCTGGGCCTGTACGTATCCGGCCATCCGCTCAACGGCGTCGCACACCTGCTCACCGCGCAGGTGGACACCCAGATTCCGGCCATCCTCGAGGGTGCTGTCGCCAACGACTCGCAGGTTCGCATCGGCGGCATTCTGGCGGGCGTGGTACGACGGGTCAACAAGCAGGGATTGCCCTGGGCCTCAGCCCAATTGGAAGACCTCAACGGTTCGGTGACGGTGAACTTCTTCCCGAAGACCTACGCCGTGTTCGGTGCCGACATCATGGACGACGCCATCGTGCTGGTCAGCGGCAAGGCCCGGGTCGAGGACGAGCGGGTCTCGATCTTCGCCAGTGACCTTGTGGTGCCGGACTTTTCGAATGCGCAGGCCGACCGTCCGCTCGCGGTGAGCCTGCCGACCCGGCAGTGCACCCCGGAGAAGGTCAGCGCGCTCAAGCAGGTGCTGGCCCACCACCCGGGCACCTCTCAGGTGCATCTGCGGCTCATCAGTGGGGACCGGATCACCACCCTGGAACTGGACCAGACGCTGCGCGTGACACCGTCGTCGGCGTTGATGGGTGACTTGAAGGCGCTGCTGGGTCCGGGCTGTCTCGGAGGTTAGCTGGAACCATCCCGAGGTGGGCCCGGCTGTGCTTCGATCATGGGGCCGAACGAGGAGGCTCCCATGTCCGCAGCGCAGTGTCCGACCACCTTGTGTGAAGCCTTCCAACTGACGGCGTCGATCGATCCGGACGCCGTCGCATTGCGCACCGCCGGCGGCGGGCCGACGCTCACCTGGGCGCAGTACTCCGCACAGGTGCGCGCCGTTGCTGCCGGGCTCAGCGGGCTCGGGGTGGCCCGCGGCGACACGGTGTCGCTGATGATGGCCAACCGGGTTGAGTTCTATCCGCTCGAGGTCGGCGCGCAGCACGTGGGAGCCACGTCGTTCTCGGTGTACAACACGTTGCCCCCGGCGGACCTGGCGCATGTCTTCGGCAACGCCGGCACGAAAGTCGTGATGTGCGAGGCACAATTCGTCGACCGAATTCGCGCCAGCGGCGCACCGATCGAACACATCGTCGTCATCGACGGAGCGGTCGACGGTGCGTTGAGCGTCGACGAGCTGCTGGCCGCCGCGCCCGCGGACTTCGACTTCGAGGCCACCTGGCGCGCGGTCCGCGCCGACGACGTCGTCACGCTCATCTACACCTCGGGTACCACCGGCAAGCCGAAGGGCGTGGAGATGACGCACGCCAACATCCTGTTCGAGGCGTTCGCGGTGGACGACGTGCTGGGCATCCGATTCGGCGACCGTGGCACGTCCTACCTGCCGACGGCCCACATCGCTGATCGCCTGACCGGGCTGTATTTCCAGGAGGTGTTCGGCACGCAGCTCACCTGTGTCGCGGACGTCCGCGCGATCGCCGCGGCGTTGCCCGAGGTCCGGCCGACGGTGTGGGGCGGGGTGCCGCGCGTGTGGGAAAAGCTCAAGGCCGCAGTCGAATTCGCGGTCGCCAATGAGCGCGATGAGATGAAGCGGGCGGCGCTGCAGTGGGCCCTGTCGATCGGCGCCAAGAAGGCCGCGGCGCTGCTCGCGCACCAGCCGGTGCCCGACGAGATCGCCGCCGAGTGGGCCACCGCCGACGACCTGGTGCTGTCCAAACTGCGCGAACGACTGGGCCTGGACCAGGTGCGGTGGGCGGTTTCCGGCGCGGCGCCGATCCCGGTGCAGACCCTCGGTTTCTTCGTCGGACTCGGGCTCCCGATGACCGAGCTGTGGGGTATGTCGGAGCTGAGTTGTGTTGCCACGGTGAGTCATCCGCGCGACACCAAACTCGGTACCGTCGGCAGGCCCCTGCCCGGAGTCGAATGCCGGCTGGCCGATGACGGCGAGCTGCTGGTGCGGGCGCCGCTGGTCATGAAGGGTTACCGGAAAGAACCGGCCAAGACGGCCGAGGCGCTCGACGCGGACGGCTGGTTGCACACCGGCGACGTCGCCCAGATCGACGACGAGGGTTACCTGACCATCGTCGACCGCAAGAAGGAACTGATCATCAACGCGGCCGGCAAGAACATGTCGCCCGCCAACATCGAGAAATCCATCAAGGCCGCGTGCCCGCTGATCGGCGTGGTGATGGCCATCGGCGACGCGCGGCCGTACAACACCGCGCTCATCGTGCTCGACGCCGAGTCCGCCGGCCCCTATGCCGCGCAGCGTGGACTCGCCGACGCGTCACCCGAGGCGCTGGCCGCCGACTCCGAACTGATCGCGCAGATCGCCGCCGGTGTGGCCCAGGGCAATACCGAGTTGTCGCGCGTCGAGCAGATCAAGCGGTTCTCGGTGTTGCCGACGTTCTGGGAGCCCGGGGGAGACGAGATCACGTTGACCATGAAGCTCAAGCGGCGTCCCGTCGTCGAGAAGTACGCCGCCGAGATCGAGGCCCTCTACGCGGCGGACCCGGGTCCGACCGTCCATGAACCGAAAGTGACTGCCGCCGCGGCGAATTAACCGTCAGGTCGTCGTGCAGGCGAACTTCAGTCCGACACCTTCGGGTGCCGGGAGCACCGGCGTCAGGCAGCCGAAGGTCTGAATGCCGGCGTCGCTGAACCGGACCGCGGTGCGGCGCGCGTAGTTCACGCAGACCGGCCCGGTGGCGTCGGCGCGGCACTGGTAGTCGCCGAACCGCAGGCTCTGCCCGTCTTTGAGCTTGGGGCCGCTGCCCTTGTTGAATCGTCCCGGATCTCCGTGCACCGAGCCGACTTCCGCTGTCGGCCCCTCGAAATCGACCCAGCCGCCCACCCAGTGGCCATAGGTGTCGGCCGGTTGCGGCGGCGGGGACTTCAGGTGCGTCAGGCATGCCAGCGTGCCGTTGAAACTCTTGTCGGTCATGCAGTTGGCGCCCGACGCCGTGGTGAACGCGATGTCGGTACCCAGATCTGTGGGCGTGCCGTCACGTCTCGCGGTGTGGAAGCCCGCCGGGTCGGCCGGGGTACCGGCCTCCACCCAGGCGATCACATCGGCGACGGGTGCGCCCGCCGGCGGCGGCGTGGTGGGTGCGGCTTTCGGCGTCGGAGCCGGGGGACGACTCGATGGTGCGGTGGCCGACAGTGACGGCTCCGAGATCGCCACGCCGGGCCGTCCGTGCTGGTCCGACGTGGCGGCACAACCCGCAACCAGGGCACATGCCGCGAGGACCACCGGAAGTCGCATGCCCGCCAGGGTAACCGGCAGGGGTGCAACACGCGGCTCAGGCACCCCGGTGATTACAGATTTTCGATAGTGTCCATTTATGCACGAACGTACCGTCCGCGTGACGATCGACAGCGGAACCATCGAGGGCTTCACCCGCGACGGCGTGCACCGCTGGCGTTCCGTGCCCTACGCGCGGCCGCCGGTCGGCCCGTGGCGCTACCGGGCCCCGCAACCCGTGCAGCCCTGGCGCGGCGTGCGGTACTGCCATGGCTTCACCTACTGCGCGCCGCAGGACCGCAAACACACGATGCTCAGTGTGGGCAAGTACCAGCCGATGGGCGAGGACTGCCTGACCCTCAACGTGGTGACGCCCGAGCAGCCCACCGGCGAGCCGCTGCCCGTGATGTTCTTCATCCACGGCGGCGGCTACATCCTCGGCAGTTCTGCCACCCCGATCTACGACGGGGCCGCACTCGCGCGGCGCGGCTGCATCTTCGTCTCGGCCAACTACCGGCTGGGCGCACTCGGCTGCTTCGATGTGTCGACCCTGGCCACCGCGGAGCATCCACTGGACGACAACCTGTTCCTGCGCGACCTGGTGGCGGCCCTGCAGTGGGTGCGGACCAACATCGCGGTGTTCGGCGGCGATCCGGACAACGTCACTATTTTCGGGGAGAGCGCCGGCGCCCATGCCGTGGCGACGCTGCTCGCCGTGCCGCAGGCGAAAGGCCTTTTCCACCAAGCGATTGCCGAGAGTCCCGCCAGCGGCATGGTGCGTTCACCCGACGCTGCGGCCCAGTTCGCGAAGCAGTTCGCCGAGCAGCTGGGAGCCGGCGAGCGGGACGGCGCCGCCGCGCTGATGTCGGCGAGACCGGTTGAGCTGATGGCGGCGCTGGACCGCGTCATCCACGGGGCGGTGGCCGACATGCCGGGCGCCTTCCCGGCCGGGCCGGCGTGCGGAACCGAGTTCCTGCCCGAAGATCCGATTGTCGCGATGCGCGAGGGGCGGGCCCACCCGGTTCCGCTGATCGTGGGGAGCAACGCCGACGAG encodes the following:
- the fadD11 gene encoding fatty acid--CoA ligase FadD11; this translates as MSAAQCPTTLCEAFQLTASIDPDAVALRTAGGGPTLTWAQYSAQVRAVAAGLSGLGVARGDTVSLMMANRVEFYPLEVGAQHVGATSFSVYNTLPPADLAHVFGNAGTKVVMCEAQFVDRIRASGAPIEHIVVIDGAVDGALSVDELLAAAPADFDFEATWRAVRADDVVTLIYTSGTTGKPKGVEMTHANILFEAFAVDDVLGIRFGDRGTSYLPTAHIADRLTGLYFQEVFGTQLTCVADVRAIAAALPEVRPTVWGGVPRVWEKLKAAVEFAVANERDEMKRAALQWALSIGAKKAAALLAHQPVPDEIAAEWATADDLVLSKLRERLGLDQVRWAVSGAAPIPVQTLGFFVGLGLPMTELWGMSELSCVATVSHPRDTKLGTVGRPLPGVECRLADDGELLVRAPLVMKGYRKEPAKTAEALDADGWLHTGDVAQIDDEGYLTIVDRKKELIINAAGKNMSPANIEKSIKAACPLIGVVMAIGDARPYNTALIVLDAESAGPYAAQRGLADASPEALAADSELIAQIAAGVAQGNTELSRVEQIKRFSVLPTFWEPGGDEITLTMKLKRRPVVEKYAAEIEALYAADPGPTVHEPKVTAAAAN
- a CDS encoding carboxylesterase/lipase family protein, whose product is MHERTVRVTIDSGTIEGFTRDGVHRWRSVPYARPPVGPWRYRAPQPVQPWRGVRYCHGFTYCAPQDRKHTMLSVGKYQPMGEDCLTLNVVTPEQPTGEPLPVMFFIHGGGYILGSSATPIYDGAALARRGCIFVSANYRLGALGCFDVSTLATAEHPLDDNLFLRDLVAALQWVRTNIAVFGGDPDNVTIFGESAGAHAVATLLAVPQAKGLFHQAIAESPASGMVRSPDAAAQFAKQFAEQLGAGERDGAAALMSARPVELMAALDRVIHGAVADMPGAFPAGPACGTEFLPEDPIVAMREGRAHPVPLIVGSNADEGRLFTKFMQLLPTNEAMIERILAHVPAEQRARIIGAYPGYPQSADACIKLGGDFAFGTASWEIAGAHMHHAPTYAYRYDYAPPALHWTGLGATHATELLAVFDVYRTPLGSLLTAAMDRKSALRISNDVQNRWRAFARTGVPGEDWPRYDADDRAVLVFDRKTRVEFDPRAEQRQAWDGFSLVHG